One genomic window of Methanosalsum zhilinae DSM 4017 includes the following:
- a CDS encoding acetyl-CoA carboxylase biotin carboxylase subunit yields MFNKVLVANRGEIAIRIMRACKELGVSTVAVYSDADSNALFTKYADEAYAIGPPPASRSYLNIDAILEVAEKSGAEGIHPGYGFLSENSKFAEACEKAGINFIGPPSKVIEQMGSKIAARSTMEKAGVPVVPGSGEPIEDIDVALEIADSIGYPVMVKASAGGGGIGMKVVKSRENFKAAVSAIQSVARSTFGDPTVFVEKYLPEPRHIEFQILADKYGNTVYVSDRECSIQRRHQKLIEEAPSPVMTPEFREEMGSAAVKAAKTIDYENAGTVEFLYSQGDFYFLEVNTRLQVEHTITELVTGIDLAKDQLHIACGEELPYKQEDININGWAIECRINAEDPLNDFAPSPGKIRRYRSAGGPGVRVDSGVHVGYTISPYYDSMISKLSVWGRDRNEAISRMQRALYEYVVVGVTTNLPFHRAVLSNDAFKKGELTTHFIEDNNILDEVRKIVDADSRASRTLASALDNYNPKVAAVAAAVKSYMESTQALDQRKTK; encoded by the coding sequence ATGTTTAACAAAGTACTTGTTGCAAACAGAGGTGAAATTGCAATCCGAATTATGCGTGCCTGTAAAGAACTTGGAGTTTCTACAGTTGCAGTATACTCTGATGCTGACAGCAACGCTCTTTTTACAAAGTATGCAGATGAAGCCTATGCGATAGGACCACCGCCTGCAAGCAGGAGTTATCTCAATATTGACGCAATACTTGAGGTTGCTGAAAAGAGCGGTGCTGAAGGAATACATCCAGGATATGGCTTTCTTTCAGAGAACTCAAAGTTTGCAGAGGCATGCGAAAAGGCAGGAATTAATTTCATTGGTCCGCCAAGCAAGGTAATTGAACAGATGGGAAGTAAAATCGCTGCACGTTCAACCATGGAAAAAGCAGGAGTTCCTGTTGTGCCCGGCAGTGGAGAACCCATTGAAGATATTGATGTAGCTCTTGAGATTGCAGATTCGATAGGATATCCTGTAATGGTCAAGGCTTCTGCCGGAGGTGGGGGGATTGGAATGAAGGTAGTAAAGTCCAGAGAGAACTTTAAAGCTGCCGTTAGTGCAATCCAGTCCGTTGCCAGATCAACATTTGGTGACCCTACTGTTTTTGTTGAAAAATATCTTCCAGAGCCAAGACACATTGAGTTCCAGATACTGGCAGATAAATATGGAAATACTGTTTACGTATCTGACAGGGAATGTTCAATCCAGCGCAGACATCAGAAGCTCATTGAAGAGGCACCCTCTCCTGTTATGACTCCTGAATTTCGTGAAGAAATGGGCAGTGCAGCTGTAAAGGCAGCAAAAACAATAGATTATGAAAATGCCGGAACAGTTGAATTCCTGTATTCACAGGGTGATTTCTACTTCCTTGAAGTAAATACCAGACTACAGGTAGAGCATACAATAACAGAACTTGTTACAGGAATTGATCTGGCAAAAGATCAGCTGCATATTGCCTGTGGTGAAGAACTTCCTTACAAACAGGAAGATATTAATATAAACGGATGGGCTATTGAATGCCGTATAAATGCTGAGGATCCGCTAAATGATTTTGCACCGTCACCTGGAAAAATACGCAGATACAGGTCTGCAGGTGGACCCGGTGTCAGGGTTGACAGTGGGGTTCATGTAGGATACACTATATCCCCATATTATGATTCAATGATCTCAAAGCTTTCTGTGTGGGGACGTGACAGAAATGAAGCTATAAGCCGAATGCAGCGAGCACTTTATGAATATGTTGTGGTGGGTGTTACAACAAATCTTCCATTCCACAGAGCAGTTCTTTCAAATGATGCATTCAAAAAAGGTGAACTGACGACTCACTTTATTGAAGATAACAATATTCTGGATGAGGTCAGAAAAATCGTGGATGCAGATTCCAGAGCCAGCAGGACACTGGCGTCAGCACTGGATAATTATAATCCGAAGGTAGCTGCGGTTGCTGCGGCGGTAAAATCATATATGGAATCCACTCAGGCACTTGATCAACGCAAAACAAAATGA
- a CDS encoding biotin--[acetyl-CoA-carboxylase] ligase, translated as MSDKKTEIIRILKEFEGKSISGEELGEALGISRTMVWKYIKSLQNDGYPITSSQKVGYKLDHVPDILYPENIMSGLENRLIGRSVIYYDEVDSTNNAAKRIARESDDGTVVISRIQKSGRGRLGRPWISPDGGIWLSIIIKPKISLAHASRLTILAGITVTKIMRDMGVDAVIKWPNDVLINKKKVCGILTELNAEIEQIEYVIVGIGINANNEIGDFTEELRKNSTTLKQETGKPVNRVELVQDILSEFEQQYIRFNTQPFSSILDEWIELSDTLGKHVTIMTPTRMISGKAIAITENGSLIVRKADGISEEVIGGRCMYEIS; from the coding sequence TTGAGTGATAAAAAAACTGAAATTATAAGAATTCTTAAAGAATTTGAAGGCAAGTCAATATCTGGTGAGGAACTTGGTGAAGCTCTGGGTATATCAAGAACAATGGTATGGAAATATATCAAGTCTCTACAAAACGATGGATATCCTATAACATCCAGTCAGAAGGTAGGATATAAGCTTGATCATGTTCCTGATATACTTTATCCGGAAAATATTATGTCAGGACTTGAGAATAGACTTATTGGACGATCTGTGATATATTATGATGAAGTAGATTCTACAAATAATGCTGCCAAAAGAATAGCAAGGGAATCGGATGATGGTACAGTGGTAATATCCAGAATCCAGAAAAGTGGGCGAGGCAGGTTGGGAAGGCCCTGGATTTCTCCAGATGGAGGTATATGGCTTTCAATCATTATCAAGCCCAAAATCTCACTTGCACATGCATCAAGACTGACCATTCTGGCGGGCATTACGGTTACTAAAATAATGAGGGACATGGGCGTTGATGCAGTAATCAAGTGGCCCAATGATGTGCTGATCAATAAAAAAAAGGTATGTGGAATATTAACGGAATTGAATGCAGAAATCGAACAGATCGAATATGTAATTGTAGGTATTGGAATCAATGCAAACAATGAAATTGGAGATTTTACAGAGGAGCTGAGAAAAAATTCCACGACTCTCAAGCAGGAAACCGGAAAACCCGTTAATCGGGTAGAACTGGTTCAGGATATTCTTTCTGAGTTTGAGCAGCAATATATAAGGTTCAATACACAGCCATTTTCTTCAATACTTGATGAATGGATTGAACTCTCAGACACACTTGGAAAACACGTAACCATAATGACTCCTACCAGAATGATATCCGGAAAAGCAATCGCTATTACTGAAAACGGTTCACTGATAGTCAGAAAGGCAGATGGTATATCCGAGGAAGTTATTGGCGGAAGATGCATGTATGAGATCAGTTAA
- the oadA gene encoding sodium-extruding oxaloacetate decarboxylase subunit alpha, which produces MKVKITETVLRDAHQSLLATRMRTTDMLPVVDKLDEVGYFSLEMWGGATFDTCIRYLNEDPWERLRELKSRMKNTPAQMLLRGQNLVGYRHYSDDVVDKFVTKAHENGIDIFRIFDAVNDIRNMQKAIEVAKREGAHVQGTICYTISPVHTIDKYVEFAKELEQMDCDSLCIKDMAGLLSPNNARMLIEALKKETSLPVALHCHCTSGMAPMSYMAACEAGVDILDTALSPLSWGTSQPPSESTVSGLEGTPYDTGLDLKLMTEAAQYFRKLKSKYQCILDPISEQIDTNVLLYQIPGGMLSNLVSQLKEQNALDKYEDVLEEMPRVRAELGYPPLVTPTSQIVGTQAVLNVLMGERYKVIPKEVKDYVRGLYGRPPKPISEDMVARIIEDEEPITVRPADLLEPEYGKMKKEAEDLGLIKKEEDILTYILYPAIAPKFLRGEASEEALTPVKSCETQKLPQEIYSGPVEFKVEVEGDVFNVKVEPKDGSVKISESGSTEKPKPDTSLEGSVTCNMQGMVLSVDVKVGDQVNPGDTLCVIEAMKMENSVSANHGGVVKEIFVSDGDAVSTGDVLMVIE; this is translated from the coding sequence ATGAAAGTTAAAATAACAGAAACTGTTCTAAGAGATGCACATCAGTCGCTGCTGGCAACCAGAATGCGCACGACTGATATGCTGCCAGTGGTTGACAAACTGGACGAGGTCGGATATTTTTCTCTTGAAATGTGGGGAGGTGCAACATTTGATACATGTATTCGCTACCTGAATGAGGATCCATGGGAACGTCTCAGAGAACTCAAAAGCAGAATGAAAAATACACCAGCCCAGATGCTGCTTAGAGGACAGAACCTTGTGGGTTATCGCCATTATTCTGATGATGTGGTCGATAAATTTGTCACCAAAGCCCATGAAAACGGAATAGATATATTCCGTATATTCGATGCTGTAAATGATATAAGGAACATGCAAAAAGCCATTGAAGTCGCAAAAAGAGAAGGTGCACACGTACAGGGAACTATCTGTTATACGATCAGTCCTGTACATACAATTGACAAATATGTGGAATTTGCAAAAGAACTTGAGCAGATGGATTGCGATTCACTGTGCATAAAGGATATGGCAGGACTTCTTTCTCCAAATAATGCCAGAATGCTGATAGAGGCGCTTAAAAAAGAGACCTCGTTACCTGTAGCACTACATTGCCACTGTACTTCGGGAATGGCACCTATGAGCTATATGGCTGCCTGTGAGGCAGGAGTGGATATACTGGATACTGCACTTTCACCCCTCTCGTGGGGCACTTCTCAGCCACCTTCAGAATCCACTGTATCCGGATTGGAAGGAACTCCTTATGATACAGGGCTTGATCTTAAATTAATGACCGAGGCTGCACAGTATTTCAGAAAACTGAAGTCAAAATATCAGTGCATTCTTGATCCAATTTCTGAACAGATAGATACAAATGTTTTGCTGTATCAGATCCCTGGAGGAATGCTCTCAAATCTTGTATCTCAGCTCAAAGAACAGAATGCTCTTGATAAATATGAGGATGTTCTGGAAGAGATGCCAAGAGTACGAGCGGAACTTGGTTACCCTCCTCTGGTGACTCCAACAAGCCAGATTGTTGGTACACAGGCTGTCCTGAATGTTCTTATGGGAGAAAGGTATAAGGTCATTCCAAAGGAAGTCAAAGATTATGTACGTGGACTTTATGGACGCCCTCCCAAGCCAATAAGTGAAGATATGGTTGCAAGGATAATTGAAGATGAGGAGCCAATTACAGTTCGGCCTGCAGACTTACTGGAACCTGAATATGGAAAAATGAAAAAAGAGGCTGAGGATCTTGGACTCATTAAAAAGGAAGAAGATATTCTGACCTACATACTCTATCCTGCAATTGCTCCCAAATTTCTGAGAGGAGAAGCATCTGAAGAGGCCCTTACTCCGGTCAAATCATGTGAAACCCAGAAACTTCCACAGGAAATCTATTCTGGCCCAGTTGAGTTTAAGGTGGAAGTTGAAGGTGATGTATTCAATGTGAAAGTGGAACCAAAAGATGGAAGTGTTAAAATATCTGAGTCAGGATCCACTGAAAAACCTAAACCTGATACATCATTAGAGGGAAGTGTTACATGCAATATGCAGGGAATGGTTCTCTCTGTTGATGTAAAAGTGGGTGATCAGGTCAATCCAGGTGATACACTATGTGTGATTGAAGCTATGAAGATGGAGAACTCTGTAAGTGCAAACCATGGCGGTGTTGTTAAGGAGATATTTGTATCGGATGGAGATGCAGTCAGTACCGGCGATGTACTGATGGTGATTGAATAA
- a CDS encoding coiled-coil protein yields the protein MDNVTSLSEKELKNKVNDIRTQLNQNERSLRSAFNELKMHRTNVDEIKQKRDDLNSQVRTNVSKAQEFKKKRDAINEQIAQLKEKRDELKTESDDRSNTITNLKNKRDNLNQVSKGSVESLSRAYQEELDTFLNADIPLKHEIDLFDKIRELGQRLEAALNADNLHEKLVETYESSKEIYDKNSDINSQIQTLADESQHHHVQMIEAYRTADQLRKEADTYHSQIKEIYAATEPIRSKIDPLKEAIENLRKELDIYLEQLNNIKLEKDKIKMKEKHTQAKEKFENSGKMSLEDLKVLMEKGDIKL from the coding sequence ATGGATAATGTCACCTCTCTCTCCGAAAAAGAGTTGAAGAATAAGGTTAATGATATCAGAACTCAACTCAATCAAAATGAACGTTCATTAAGATCTGCTTTCAATGAGCTGAAAATGCATCGCACAAACGTGGATGAGATAAAACAGAAACGTGATGATTTGAATTCTCAGGTAAGAACAAATGTATCAAAAGCCCAGGAATTTAAGAAAAAAAGAGATGCTATAAATGAACAAATAGCTCAACTGAAAGAAAAAAGGGATGAACTTAAAACAGAAAGTGACGATCGTTCCAATACTATTACAAATCTGAAAAATAAACGTGATAACCTCAACCAGGTTTCAAAAGGCAGTGTTGAATCACTGTCACGAGCATATCAGGAAGAGCTTGACACATTCCTTAATGCGGATATACCTCTAAAGCATGAAATTGACCTTTTTGATAAGATCAGAGAACTTGGACAAAGGCTTGAAGCTGCATTAAATGCGGATAACCTGCATGAAAAACTTGTTGAGACTTACGAATCATCCAAAGAGATATATGACAAGAATAGTGACATAAACTCTCAAATACAGACACTTGCCGATGAATCACAGCATCACCATGTGCAGATGATCGAAGCTTACAGGACAGCAGATCAACTGCGAAAAGAGGCTGATACATATCATTCTCAGATAAAAGAAATATACGCTGCAACAGAGCCTATCCGATCAAAGATAGACCCCCTTAAAGAAGCAATCGAAAATTTGAGAAAAGAACTTGATATCTATTTAGAACAGCTAAATAATATAAAACTTGAGAAAGACAAAATCAAAATGAAGGAAAAACATACTCAAGCTAAAGAAAAGTTTGAAAATAGCGGTAAGATGAGTCTAGAAGATCTTAAGGTATTGATGGAGAAAGGAGATATTAAGTTATAA
- a CDS encoding DUF424 domain-containing protein, producing the protein MYLKIHKSGNEVLVAACDEELLGMKLKYGTADVEINEEFYGGEIVSEKEIISALESATTANLFGERAVTCGIKCGAIDPKCVINIDGYPHAQLFRI; encoded by the coding sequence ATGTATCTTAAAATCCATAAATCAGGGAATGAAGTTCTGGTTGCTGCATGCGATGAAGAATTGCTAGGAATGAAACTGAAATACGGAACTGCTGATGTAGAGATAAATGAAGAATTCTACGGAGGAGAAATCGTCTCGGAGAAAGAAATAATTTCTGCTCTTGAATCTGCAACAACAGCCAATCTATTTGGAGAAAGAGCAGTAACATGCGGAATTAAATGCGGTGCTATCGATCCAAAATGCGTTATTAACATCGATGGATATCCCCATGCACAGCTTTTTAGGATATAA
- a CDS encoding S-layer protein domain-containing protein, producing MRSVKTELLLKYLVIAVILLTSLTVVFNVADFIAAASDDNEVPENEALINGTGIYLQTGEEWDRFYQGYSLRVKYVNFDQKSLWIELLLNETTVKEKIMYEGEKFIYSQNSVEIFNITVDRIYSGAGEELVTFRPVYQFKDPSLPPPSQEPGNNNASGDNNGTNNDETPVVNGFGIKSALISVIIASICIMGIKFSK from the coding sequence ATGAGATCAGTTAAAACTGAGTTGCTACTCAAATATTTGGTAATAGCTGTAATTTTACTGACTAGTTTAACTGTGGTTTTTAATGTAGCTGATTTTATAGCTGCTGCTTCTGATGATAATGAAGTGCCTGAAAATGAAGCGCTTATAAATGGAACCGGAATATATCTCCAGACAGGAGAGGAATGGGATAGATTTTATCAGGGCTATAGTCTGAGGGTCAAATATGTAAATTTTGATCAAAAGAGTTTATGGATTGAACTGCTTCTAAATGAAACCACTGTTAAAGAGAAGATAATGTATGAAGGTGAAAAATTTATATATTCTCAAAACTCGGTTGAAATATTCAATATCACAGTTGACAGAATATATTCCGGAGCCGGCGAGGAACTCGTAACTTTCAGACCTGTATATCAGTTTAAAGATCCGTCTCTACCGCCTCCCTCACAGGAGCCTGGAAATAATAATGCTTCCGGTGATAACAATGGAACAAATAATGATGAAACTCCTGTAGTTAATGGTTTTGGAATTAAAAGTGCTTTAATATCTGTAATAATAGCATCAATTTGTATTATGGGAATTAAATTCAGCAAATGA